The segment AAACTGTGACTGGAGTCGACTTCCTGGGCTATGGGAGCGAGAATTGTATGATAATACCTCATTCCGGTCACGCTTTTTATATACTCTCCTGGAAAATCATAATACAAACGGGTCTGTTGTATCTGATGAACAGCTTTTCTGTGTCGCTTTACAGTTTCCATATCAAAAACAGATTCAAGGGATTTCCCCAATATATCCTTCTCGGAAAACCCGAAAAAACTGGTCATCCTGGGATTCCAGAGAGTGAGTTGAACGTCCTGATCATGAAGGTCAAACATATAGATACCGATAGGTAGGCGTGTGATAAGCTTAGAAAAAAAGTTAACTTGCTGATTAAGTTCTCTTTGTTTCAATTCAACATCTGTTTCATTGTAGAGGATCAGGATGCATTCATTCACGTCCTGTTTATGATAATCGGGGATGATGATTAGTTTAAAAAAAGACTCCCTGCTTTTGTAATCAACGACCAATCTTCTTTTAATTACGGCTCCCTCCTGAAAGCATGAATTCACCGCATCAACAATGCCCCGGACAGATTCTGGAAACAAGGAATTGATAGATTCTGATCGAATATCGAAAGAGTCTTGAATATTGAGTGATAAGAATGATTCAAACGCCTGATTCTGATAAATGATCATAAGATCCCGATCTACCACAGCTACCTGATCATGAAGACAGTTGAGAAGTTTTTGATAGAATTCCTTTTCCATTATAACGCTCAAGAGCATACCACCAGTCTTAAAGTCTATATAAGTAGCAGGGATTATCAAGGAATAACTTGTTGTTAAACCTATTGTTTAATAACCAGGCACATCCTTCCATATACTTGTAATAAACTATGTCATCTGTATAATTCTGATATGAGATTTAAAAAACAACGAGAGGCCGTGGCCTCCACTATGCGCAGGCTGTACAGCCAGGGTCTGACGACCTGTTCCGGAGGAAACATCAGTTTCCGGGTGGATGACCACCATGTTCTGATTACTCCGGCGGCTCTGGATAAAGGGATAATCAATTTCCGACAGATTGCCCTGATGACCCTGGAGGGAGAAAACCTGACTCCCGGACTAAAACCTAGTATCGAAACAGGGATGCATCTCAAAATACTGAGGAGCCGGAAGGATATTTGTACCGTTGTTCATGCCCACCCTCTGAATGCCAGCCTGATAACCGCGGCCGATACTCCGTTCATCAGGACGGACCTGCTGGCAGAGGCTCGCTACCTTCTTATGGAACCGGTGTTTGCACCCTATGCTCTGATGGGTACCGAAGGTTTGGGAGACAGTGTATCAAACGCTCTTTCTGAAGGGGCAGTCGCAGCTCTACTCGAAAATCACGGAGTATTGACCATTGGGAACTCTCTGCTGCAGGCTTTTGATCGCCTGGAAGTCCTGGAAGCAGCTGCGGAGATGACAATCAAGATCAAAGGAGCTGTGAATGTTACCCCCCTGAACGACCAGCGTCTGACAGGTATCGACGGTATGCATGCGGGATAGCAAGGTTCCCTGATACATGATTATTGCTTCAAAAAAGGAGAAAAACTATGCCCCTCACACTTAAGGACATGGCGAAAATGATAGATCACTCCCTCCTCCATCCGACAATGACAGACAGAGACCTGACTGAAGGATGTGAACTGGCTCTAAAGTATGATACCGCCTCGGTATGCATCAAACCCTATGCCCTACCCCTGGCCTGCGGCATACTCAAAAGCAGTGATGTACTGGTTGGAACGGTCATCAGCTTCCCCCATGGAAACAGTAAAACAGCCATAAAGCTAAAAGAAACAGAACAGGCTCTGAGTGACGGCGCTGTTGAAATAGACATGGTCATCAACATCGGCAAGGCCCTCGGTGGAGATTGGGCTTATGTGGAAGATGAAATTCGAAGACTCAATACAATGACAGTCTCTGCCGGAGCCATTC is part of the Oceanispirochaeta sp. genome and harbors:
- a CDS encoding class II aldolase/adducin family protein; translated protein: MRFKKQREAVASTMRRLYSQGLTTCSGGNISFRVDDHHVLITPAALDKGIINFRQIALMTLEGENLTPGLKPSIETGMHLKILRSRKDICTVVHAHPLNASLITAADTPFIRTDLLAEARYLLMEPVFAPYALMGTEGLGDSVSNALSEGAVAALLENHGVLTIGNSLLQAFDRLEVLEAAAEMTIKIKGAVNVTPLNDQRLTGIDGMHAG
- the deoC gene encoding deoxyribose-phosphate aldolase translates to MPLTLKDMAKMIDHSLLHPTMTDRDLTEGCELALKYDTASVCIKPYALPLACGILKSSDVLVGTVISFPHGNSKTAIKLKETEQALSDGAVEIDMVINIGKALGGDWAYVEDEIRRLNTMTVSAGAILKVIFENDFMENDEIIKLCEICSDTGAAFVKTSTGYGFVKQDNGMYSYKGATAEHLKLMRKNSPDSVKVKAAGGVRTLKDMVTARMMGVSRIGATATAVILDEAETRLSKGEKLEDLADREISGGEY